One segment of Leucoraja erinacea ecotype New England chromosome 7, Leri_hhj_1, whole genome shotgun sequence DNA contains the following:
- the lrrc3 gene encoding leucine-rich repeat-containing protein 3, whose product MLQICMPWLQLKTAPSLALSGLLLLLSSVQAATTTCPRSCQCFAKNGKFVRCTGKNLKEIPKDLPADTVSLHLNSNRITKIPNNAFKDLNLLKELDLSKNAIESIDTGAFKGIPDGLKMLDLSNNQIQSVPKEVFGKIKAKIRLSNNPWHCECTLQQVIKELTLDPETVNDFICQSSVQEEYTGKPIIQILNSGINFCNIHQKTTDIAMFITMFGWFTMVISYIVYYVHQNQEDARRHLEYLKSLPSTQITKEFDTISTVL is encoded by the coding sequence ATGTTGCAGATATGCATGCCATGGCTCCAGCTCAAGACTGCACCATCTTTGGCCTTGAGTGGTCTCTTGCTGCTGTTATCTTCAGTTCAAGCGGCCACCACCACATGTCCCAGAAGCTGCCAGTGTTTTGCAAAGAATGGCAAGTTTGTACGCTGCACTGGCAAGAACCTGAAAGAAATTCCCAAAGACCTCCCTGCTGATACTGTGTCCTTACACCTAAACTCCAACAGGATAACCAAAATACCCAACAATGCCTTCAAGGACTTAAACCTACTCAAGGAGCTGGATTTATCCAAAAATGCCATTGAGTCAATAGATACTGGAGCATTTAAAGGAATCCCAGATGGCCTCAAGATGCTCGATCTGTCGAACAATCAGATCCAGAGTGTACCGAAGGAGGTCTTTGgtaaaattaaagcgaagatcCGACTCTCCAACAACCCATGGCACTGTGAATGTACGCTGCAGCAGGTCATCAAAGAGTTGACACTGGACCCAGAGACAGTCAACGACTTCATCTGCCAGTCCTCCGTGCAGGAGGAATACACAGGAAAGCCAATCATTCAGATTCTCAATTCAGGTATCAACTTCTGCAACATTCATCAGAAGACGACTGACATCGCCATGTTCATCACCATGTTTGGCTGGTTCACCATGGTCATATCCTACATCGTGTATTATGTGCACCAGAATCAGGAAGATGCCAGGCGGCACCTTGAGTACCTGAAGTCCCTTCCCAGTACACAGATCACCAAGGAGTTTGACACAATCAGTACTGTACTATGA